The Anopheles merus strain MAF chromosome 2L, AmerM5.1, whole genome shotgun sequence genome has a segment encoding these proteins:
- the LOC121592008 gene encoding adult-specific cuticular protein ACP-20-like, which produces MQKIVLVSLALVGVALAYEHHGFVSEVKHIPYKYYGGIGGGQGGFEGGIGGGIGGGSEGGYEGKDYYAYPKYKFEYGVKDYHTGDHKSQWEVRDGDVVKGEYTVQEPDGSMRVVKYHADGKNGFEAIVKNIGKGGFEQGGQ; this is translated from the exons ATGCAGAAAATTGTTCTTGTATCGTTGGCGCTGGTCGGTGTTGCCCTAGCCTACGAGCATCACGGATTCGTCAGTGAGGTTAAGCACATCCCGTACAAGTACTACGGTGGTATCGGCGGTGGACAG GGTGGCTTCGAGGGCGGCATCGGTGGTGGCATCGGCGGTGGTAGCGAGGGCGGCTACGAGGGTAAGGACTACTATGCCTACCCGAAGTACAAGTTCGAGTACGGAGTTAAGGACTACCACACCGGTGATCACAAGAGCCAGTGGGAGGTGCGCGACGGCGATGTGGTGAAGGGCGAGTACACCGTCCAGGAGCCGGACGGTTCGATGCGTGTGGTCAAGTACCACGCCGACGGCAAGAACGGATTCGAGGCCATCGTCAAGAACATTGGCAAGGGTGGATTCGAGCAGGGTGGCCAGTAG